A single region of the Zonotrichia leucophrys gambelii isolate GWCS_2022_RI chromosome 9, RI_Zleu_2.0, whole genome shotgun sequence genome encodes:
- the B3GNT7 gene encoding UDP-GlcNAc:betaGal beta-1,3-N-acetylglucosaminyltransferase 7: MFQWKKTIYKTVCLSFLLIITVTVLQRGMAPNQFMQGQQQKELSPSEPLKSQKRDNAFSISNSFWKTKKEKAPVKKESLTAKQTKSWDVTTTNCSANQNFSKVDWFKGLEPNFQQFLLYRHCRYFPMLINHPEKCSGDVYLLIVVKSIITQHDRREAIRRTWGQEKEVEGKRIRTLFLLGTASKEEERANHQKLLDYENHIYGDILQWDFLDSFFNLTLKEVHFLKWVDIYCDNVHFIFKGDDDVFVSPSNILEFLEDKKEGEDLFVGDVLHRARPIRKKENKYYIPSALYNKNIYPPYAGGGGFIMDGALAKRLHKASETLELYPIDDVFLGMCLEVLKVSPVGHEGFKTFGIVKNKNSKMNKEPCFYRSMLVVHKLLPPELLQMWDLVHSNLTCSRKLNVL, translated from the exons ATGTTCCAGTG GAAGAAGACCATCTACAAAACAGTTTGTCTCTCCTTCTTGCTGATCATTACAGTGACGGTGCTGCAGCGTGGAATGGCCCCAAACCAGTTcatgcagggccagcagcagaaagaacTGTCCCCTTCAGAGCCCTTGAAATCACAGAAGAGAGACAACGCCTTCTCCATCAGCAACAGTTTCTGGAAGACCAAGAAGGAGAAAGCTCCTGTGAAGAAGGAGAGCCTGAcggcaaagcaaacaaaatcctgggatgtcaccactACCAACTGCTCAGCCAACCAGAACTTCAGCAAGGTGGATTGGTTCAAAGGGCTGGAGCCCAACTTCCAGCAATTCCTGCTCTATCGGCACTGCCGCTACTTCCCCATGCTGATCAACCACCCAGAGAAGTGCAGCGGGGAtgtctacctgctcattgtggTCAAGTCCATCATCACCCAGCACGACCGCCGCGAGGCCATCCGCAGGACCTGGGGCCAAGAGAAGGAGGTGGAGGGCAAGAGGATCAGGACGCTGTTCTTGCTGGGCACCGCCTccaaggaggaggagagagccAACCACCAGAAACTGCTAGATTATGAGAACCACATCTATGGGGACATCTTGCAGTGGGATTTCCTGGACAGCTTCTTCAACCTCACCCTCAAAGAAGTCCATTTCCTGAAGTGGGTCGACATCTACTGTGACAACGTCCACTTCATCTTCAAAGGCGACGATGATGTGTTTGTGAGTCCCAGCAATATCCTGGAGTTTctggaggacaagaaggagggagaggaccTCTTTGTGGGGGATGTCCTCCACAGGGCCAGGCCAATCCGTAAGAAGGAGAACAAGTACTACATCCCCAGTGCCCTCTACAACAAAAACATCTACCCACCCTACGCAGGGGGTGGGGGCTTCATCATGGATGGAGCTCTGGCCAAGAGGCTGCATAAGGCCTCAGAGACACTGGAGCTGTACCCCATCGATGATGTCTTCCTAGGGATGTGCTTGGAAGTCCTTAAAGTGTCACCTGTTGGGCACGAGGGCTTCAAGACTTTTGGTATTGTGAAAAACAAGAACAGCAAGATGAACAAGGAGCCATGTTTTTACCGGAGTATGTTGGTGGTTCATAAACTGCTGCCTCCAGAGTTGCTCCAAATGTGGGACTTGGTCCACAGTAACTTGACATGCTCAAGAAAACTCAATGTCCTTTAG
- the NCL gene encoding nucleolin yields the protein MVKITKTPKNQIKQKKMAPPPKKFEESEEEESSDLEESSGEEMIPQKKPQKVAVTPAKKAATPAKKVATPAKKAVTPAKKAVATPQPKKAVTPTPKKAAVLTKGAKNGKNAKKEESEEEDDEDDDEDMDDEEDEEDSDEEEEPPMPVKPAAKKPAAVPAKKPAAVPAKQQESEGEDEDEEDDEDDEEEDESEDEAMDTAPVPVKKTTPAKAAPVKAKAAESEDDEDEEEDDDENDDEEEEDEEDAEEESEDEKPVKEAPGKRKKEMTNKSAPEPKKKKTDGPTSAFSLFVGNLVCTKEFEELKTGLREFFGKKNIEVVDVRIGASKRFGYVDFSSAEDLDKALQLNGKKLMGLEVKLEKAKSREAIKEDKKVRDARTLFLKNLPYRITEEDIREVFENAAEVRIVMNKDGTSKGMAYIEFKTEAEANKALEEKQGTEIEGRAVVIDFTGEKSQQEHQKGESKTLIVNNLSYAATEATLQEVFKKASSIKVPQNNQGRPKGYAFVDFATTEDAKEAFNSYNNTEIEGRTIRLEFSGQKGNANARGGGGGFGQQSKTLFVRGLSEDTTEETLRESFEGSISARIVTDRDTGSSKGFGFVDFSSAEDAKAAKEAMEDGEIDGNKVILDFAKPKGDFQRGGGFGGRGGRGGGRGGRGGFGGRGGGRGGFGGRGGGGFRGGRGGGGDHKPQGKKIKFE from the exons ACCCCGAAGAATCAgatcaagcagaaaaaaatggctCCTCCCCCGAAAAAGTTCGAGGAAAGTGAGGAAGAGGAGTCCTCTGACCTAGAGGAGAGCAGTGGAGAAGAG ATGATCCCCCAGAAGAAACCACAGAAAGTTGCTGTTACCCCAGCCAAGAAGGCTGCAACTCCTGCCAAAAAAGTTGCTACTCCTGCAAAAAAGGCAGTTACACCTGCAAAGAAGGCTGTGGCTACTCCCCAGCCCAAAAAGGCTGTTACTCCAACTCCTAAAAAGGCTGCTGTCCTAACCAAAGGagcaaaaaatggaaagaatgcCAAGAAGGAGGAGAGTGAAGAAGAAGAcgatgaagatgatgatgaagatatggatgatgaggaggatgaagaagatTCTG atgaggaggaggaaccACCAATGCCAGTGAAGCCTGCAGCCAAAAAGCCTGCAGCAGTACCAGCCAAAaagcctgcagctgtgccagcaaagcagcaggagTCCgagggggaggatgaggatgaagaggatGATGAGGACGATGAAGAAGAAGATG AGTCTGAAGATGAAGCCATGGACACAGCCCCTGTTCCAGTGAAGAAAAccactccagccaaggctgCACCAGTGAAAGCCAAGGCAGCAGAATCTGAAGATGAcgaagatgaggaggaggatgatgatgagaATGAcgatgaagaggaggaggatgaagaggatgCTGAGGAGGAAAGTGAAGATGAAA AACCTGTCAAGGAAGCAcctggaaagaggaagaaagaaatgacCAATAAAAGTGCACCAGAgcccaagaaaaagaaaacagatg GGCCCACATCAGCTTTCTCTCTATTTGTTGGAAATTTGGTCTGCACCAAGGAGTTTGAGGAGCTGAAGACTGGACTCAGAGAATTCTTTGGGAAGAAGAATATTGAAGTTGTAGATGTCAGAATCGGTGCTTCCAA GCGGTTTGGCTATGTGGACTTTTCATCTGCTGAGGATCTGGATAAAGCTCTCCAGTTGAATGGAAAGAAACTTATGGGTTTGGAAGTCAAACTGGAAAAAGCAAAGAGCAGGGAAGCTATAAAAGAAGACAAGAAAG TGAGAGATGCCAGAACGCTGTTTTTGAAGAACCTGCCCTACCGCATAACCGAGGAGGACATCAGGGAGGTGTTTGAAAATGCAGCGGAGGTCCGGATAGTGATGAACAAGGATGGAACCAGCAAAGG GATGGCATACATTGAATTTAAAACAGAAGCTGAGGCAAACAAAGCTCTGGAGGAGAAGCAGGGCACAGAAATTGAGGGTCGTGCCGTGGTCATTGACTTCACTGGTGAGAAGAGCCAGCAAGAACATCAGAAAG GAGAGTCGAAGACCCTAATTGTCAACAACCTCTCATATGCTGCTACAGAAGCGACTCTCCAAGAAGTATTTAAGAAAGCTTCTTCCATCAAGGTGCCACAGAACAACCAGGGCAGGCCTAAAGG GTATGCATTCGTAGATTTTGCCACAACTGAGGATGCCAAAGAGGCATTCAATTCCTATAACAACACAGAGATTGAAGGCAGAACAATCAGACTGGAATTCAGCGGGCAGAAAGGGAACGCAAACgcacgaggaggaggaggaggattcGGCC agcaaagcaaaacattGTTTGTCAGAGGCCTTTCTGAGGACACCACAGAGGAGACCTTAAGAGAATCGTTTGAAGGCTCAATAAGCGCAAGAATAGTCACAGACAGAGACACTGGATCATCTAAAGG GTTTGGGTTTGTGGacttcagctctgcagaagaTGCCAAAGCAGCTAAGGAAGCCATGGAAGATGGAGAGATAGATGGAAACAAAGTGATCCTTGACTTTGCTAAGCCAAAGGGTGACTTCCAGCGTGGCGGTGGATTTGGTGGTCGTGGTGGCAGAGGAGGTGGCCGAGGAGGAAGAGGTGGATTTGGTGGCAGAGGTGGTGGCAGAGGTGGATTTGGAG GTAGAGGAGGAGGTGGCTTCcgaggaggcagaggaggaggtggagatCACAAGCCGCAAGGGAAGAAGATCAAGTTTGAATAa